The following proteins come from a genomic window of Oricola thermophila:
- the nuoN gene encoding NADH-quinone oxidoreductase subunit NuoN, giving the protein MPAELLSSSLSLALPELILAIGAMALLMIGVFAPQGRANVTVNGLAVALLIGALGWMLLIGGEGQAFNGAYIQDGFAVFMKTLTLIGSIVALAMSVGFARAEKFDRFEFPILIVLATLGMMLMVSANSLLTLYMGLELQSLALYVVAAINRDSVRSTEAGLKYFVLGALSSGMMLYGISLVYGFTGHIDFAGITGALTGTGRSLGVLFGLVFLISGLAFKISAVPFHMWTPDVYEGAPTPVTAFFAAAPKMAAMAMFVRVVIDAFAPVTADWQQIVVFISIASMVLGAFAAIGQRNIKRLMAYSSIGHMGYALVGLSSGTLEGVKGVILYMTIYLAMTLGTFAFILAMRRKDEGNVESIDDLAGLSSTNPAMATVLTILMFSLAGIPPLAGFWAKWYVFYAAIGAGLYALAIIGVLASVVSAYYYLRVIKLMWFDEPVSGFAPAAGELRLVMGVSALFVLGYVLVGGPIAATAETAARSLF; this is encoded by the coding sequence ATGCCCGCCGAACTCCTCTCTTCAAGTCTCTCGCTGGCGCTGCCCGAGTTGATCCTTGCGATCGGCGCCATGGCGCTGCTGATGATTGGCGTGTTCGCCCCGCAAGGCCGCGCCAATGTCACGGTAAACGGCCTTGCCGTCGCGCTGCTCATCGGTGCGCTTGGCTGGATGCTGCTGATCGGCGGCGAGGGACAGGCCTTCAACGGCGCCTATATTCAGGACGGTTTCGCCGTCTTCATGAAGACTTTGACTCTGATCGGCTCAATCGTGGCACTTGCCATGTCAGTGGGCTTTGCCCGGGCAGAGAAGTTCGATCGCTTCGAGTTTCCGATCCTGATCGTGCTGGCAACCCTCGGCATGATGCTGATGGTATCGGCCAACAGCCTGCTGACCCTTTACATGGGGCTCGAGCTGCAGTCCTTGGCGCTATACGTCGTGGCCGCGATCAATCGCGACAGCGTGCGTTCCACCGAGGCCGGCCTGAAATATTTTGTCCTTGGCGCCCTGTCGTCAGGCATGATGCTTTACGGCATATCGCTGGTATACGGCTTTACCGGCCATATCGACTTCGCCGGCATTACCGGCGCGCTCACCGGTACAGGGCGTTCGCTTGGCGTTCTGTTCGGCCTCGTCTTCCTGATCTCGGGATTGGCGTTCAAGATTTCCGCTGTGCCGTTCCACATGTGGACGCCCGATGTCTACGAAGGCGCCCCCACTCCGGTGACGGCGTTTTTCGCTGCCGCGCCCAAGATGGCGGCAATGGCCATGTTCGTGCGGGTTGTCATTGATGCATTCGCTCCGGTGACTGCCGACTGGCAGCAGATCGTGGTGTTCATTTCCATTGCCTCGATGGTACTCGGCGCTTTCGCCGCGATCGGCCAGCGCAACATCAAGCGGCTGATGGCCTATTCGTCCATCGGCCACATGGGCTATGCGTTGGTCGGGCTATCTTCCGGCACGCTGGAGGGCGTCAAGGGCGTCATCCTTTACATGACGATCTATCTCGCGATGACGCTGGGAACGTTCGCATTCATCCTCGCTATGCGTCGCAAGGACGAGGGCAATGTCGAAAGCATCGATGACCTCGCCGGCCTTTCGTCGACGAATCCCGCCATGGCGACCGTGCTGACCATCCTGATGTTCTCGCTGGCCGGAATTCCGCCGCTGGCTGGCTTCTGGGCCAAGTGGTATGTATTTTATGCTGCCATCGGTGCTGGGCTGTATGCACTTGCCATCATTGGTGTTCTCGCTTCTGTCGTCAGTGCCTACTACTACCTGCGGGTCATCAAGCTGATGTGGTTCGACGAACCCGTCAGCGGTTTCGCGCCGGCAGCGGGCGAGCTTCGTCTTGTCATGGGCGTCTCCGCGCTGTTCGTGCTCGGATATGTCCTTGTCGGCGGTCCGATCGCCGCGACGGCGGAAACCGCTGCCCGGTCGCTGTTCTGA
- a CDS encoding biotin--[acetyl-CoA-carboxylase] ligase: MTGGSIAGVPGWRHLELPSVGSTNAEAMALAATGDPGNLWVTAGEQTAGRGRRGRAWASPPGNLYASALLIDPAPLNRLGTLPLVAAVAVRDAIEACGTPSGTRLAIKWPNDILLNGAKCCGILLESQGLSDGHLAVVIGCGINIVSFPEPGLYRATALNREGISATPSSLFAELAIAFEAALKLWDGGRGVVAIRERWLRHAEGIGGPIAVNLAKGRLEGQFEGIDADGALLLRTSDGTLRQISAGDLFFEISGHGGSGAPGRVQE, from the coding sequence GTGACGGGGGGCTCCATTGCAGGCGTGCCGGGCTGGCGGCACCTCGAGTTGCCCAGCGTCGGTTCGACCAACGCGGAGGCCATGGCTCTGGCAGCGACAGGCGACCCCGGAAATCTGTGGGTCACGGCTGGCGAGCAGACGGCCGGTCGCGGACGCCGGGGGAGGGCGTGGGCATCTCCTCCGGGCAACCTCTACGCCTCGGCTCTGCTGATCGATCCCGCGCCGTTGAACCGCCTTGGCACCCTGCCGCTGGTTGCGGCAGTCGCGGTGCGCGATGCGATCGAGGCCTGTGGTACTCCTAGCGGAACACGACTCGCCATCAAGTGGCCGAACGATATTTTGCTCAACGGCGCCAAGTGTTGTGGCATACTGCTCGAAAGCCAGGGGCTCTCCGACGGGCATCTTGCTGTCGTCATAGGCTGCGGCATAAACATCGTTTCCTTTCCCGAGCCCGGGCTCTACCGGGCAACGGCATTGAACAGGGAGGGCATATCCGCGACGCCGTCCTCGTTGTTTGCCGAGCTCGCAATTGCATTCGAGGCGGCACTGAAACTCTGGGACGGTGGCCGTGGCGTGGTGGCGATTCGCGAACGCTGGCTGCGGCATGCCGAGGGAATTGGCGGTCCGATTGCCGTCAACCTTGCAAAAGGGCGCCTGGAGGGACAGTTTGAGGGTATAGACGCGGACGGCGCGCTTCTGCTCCGTACTTCCGATGGGACTCTCCGGCAGATTTCCGCCGGCGATCTCTTCTTCGAAATCTCAGGACATGGTGGCTCCGGTGCACCGGGGCGGGTACAAGAATGA
- a CDS encoding ribonuclease J produces the protein MSMDEFVFVPLGGVGEIGMNLAMYGFGPAEKREWIVVDCGVTFPGPALPGVDLVLPDIRFLESERHNVRAMIITHAHEDHYGAVLALYPRISPEGTLPVHATAFTAGLLEAKAESEPGAPKVAVTVFKPGDTFRAGSFEIETVSVTHSIPEPVSLAITTPLGTVLHTGDWKDDDEPAMGPRTDRNAFKKIGDRGVLALVCDSTNAMREGVSPSEKEVGEGLRKVIERAEGRVAVTTFSSNVGRIRSIAEAARDCGREVLLLGRSIKRVVDVATDLGYFEGLPPFLAEEDFAHVPRSKVVIVLTGSQGESRAALAKLARDEMRDVALTAGDTVVYSSRMIPGNEKAVLETKNRLIDMGIEVIEDGDELVHVSGHPRRNELREMYKWTRPAIGIPVHGEAAHLSAHGKLMAECGIRDVIPVRNGDLVRLAPGAPEVVDDVPHGQIFKDGKLIGDEEELGVKDRRRLSFAGHVAVSVVLNRHHEMIADPELVAIGVPETDALGEDLEDLMYDAAVEAVESIPRARRRDLDLVQRAVHSAVRAVARDAWGKKPLVTVLVSSA, from the coding sequence ATGAGCATGGACGAATTTGTTTTTGTGCCGCTTGGCGGCGTCGGTGAAATCGGAATGAATCTGGCGATGTACGGGTTCGGACCGGCGGAGAAGCGCGAATGGATCGTTGTCGATTGTGGCGTCACCTTTCCGGGGCCGGCACTGCCGGGCGTGGATCTGGTACTGCCAGACATTCGCTTTCTGGAGTCAGAGCGCCACAATGTGCGCGCCATGATCATAACTCACGCCCATGAGGACCATTACGGTGCCGTTCTGGCGCTGTATCCGCGTATCTCGCCGGAAGGCACTCTGCCGGTCCATGCCACGGCATTTACGGCCGGTTTGCTTGAGGCCAAGGCGGAGTCCGAACCGGGTGCCCCGAAGGTCGCTGTCACCGTGTTCAAGCCGGGTGACACATTCCGCGCCGGATCGTTCGAGATCGAAACCGTCTCCGTAACCCATTCGATTCCAGAGCCGGTCTCTCTTGCGATTACCACTCCGCTTGGGACGGTATTGCACACGGGCGACTGGAAGGATGATGATGAACCGGCAATGGGGCCGCGGACTGACCGAAACGCTTTCAAGAAGATCGGCGACAGGGGCGTTTTGGCGCTGGTTTGCGATTCCACCAATGCCATGCGCGAGGGTGTCTCTCCCTCCGAGAAGGAAGTGGGCGAAGGACTTCGCAAGGTCATCGAGCGCGCCGAGGGCAGGGTGGCCGTGACGACCTTTTCATCGAATGTTGGTCGAATTCGCTCCATCGCCGAGGCAGCGCGCGATTGCGGACGCGAGGTATTGTTGCTTGGTCGCTCTATCAAGCGCGTTGTCGATGTCGCCACGGACCTCGGCTATTTCGAGGGACTGCCGCCGTTCCTCGCGGAAGAAGACTTCGCGCATGTGCCTCGCTCAAAGGTCGTCATTGTCCTGACCGGGTCCCAGGGCGAGTCGCGCGCCGCGCTGGCGAAGCTCGCGCGTGACGAGATGCGCGATGTCGCGCTGACCGCAGGTGACACGGTCGTATATTCCTCGCGGATGATTCCGGGCAACGAGAAGGCGGTTCTCGAAACAAAGAACCGGCTGATCGACATGGGCATCGAGGTGATCGAGGACGGTGACGAACTGGTGCACGTGTCCGGTCATCCCCGCCGGAACGAACTGCGTGAAATGTACAAGTGGACGCGACCGGCCATCGGCATTCCGGTGCATGGCGAGGCAGCGCATTTGTCGGCACATGGGAAGCTGATGGCCGAGTGCGGCATCCGTGACGTTATTCCCGTTCGCAACGGTGACTTGGTTCGGTTGGCGCCCGGCGCGCCGGAAGTCGTCGACGATGTTCCGCACGGCCAGATTTTCAAGGACGGAAAACTTATCGGCGACGAAGAGGAACTTGGCGTCAAGGATCGCCGCAGGCTGTCCTTTGCCGGTCATGTTGCCGTGTCCGTCGTTCTAAACCGACATCATGAGATGATCGCGGATCCCGAGCTGGTCGCGATTGGTGTGCCGGAGACGGATGCCCTCGGCGAGGACCTGGAAGACCTGATGTACGATGCGGCGGTGGAGGCGGTCGAAAGCATTCCGCGGGCGCGGCGCCGGGACCTTGATCTTGTTCAACGGGCGGTTCACAGCGCGGTTCGCGCCGTTGCACGGGACGCCTGGGGCAAGAAGCCACTGGTGACGGTGCTGGTGTCGAGCGCCTGA
- the mce gene encoding methylmalonyl-CoA epimerase yields MLGRLNHVAIAVPDLEAAVRKYGKVLGAKVSQPLALPDHGVTVVFVELANTKTELLEPLGEHSPIAAFLERNPSGGIHHMCYEVDDIIAARDRLRDQGVRVLGDGEPKIGAHGKPVLFLHPKDFDGTLIELEQV; encoded by the coding sequence ATGCTGGGTCGTTTGAATCATGTTGCCATCGCCGTCCCTGATCTGGAGGCTGCCGTGCGCAAGTACGGGAAAGTCCTGGGCGCGAAGGTTTCGCAGCCACTTGCATTGCCAGATCATGGCGTTACCGTCGTCTTCGTTGAGTTGGCGAACACGAAGACCGAGCTGCTGGAGCCGCTTGGCGAGCATTCTCCGATCGCCGCGTTCCTGGAGAGAAACCCCTCCGGTGGCATCCATCACATGTGCTACGAGGTGGATGACATCATCGCCGCCCGAGACAGGTTGCGCGATCAGGGCGTTCGCGTGCTGGGTGACGGCGAACCCAAAATCGGCGCCCATGGCAAGCCGGTGCTCTTTCTGCATCCGAAGGACTTCGACGGCACACTCATCGAACTGGAGCAGGTATGA
- a CDS encoding DUF1467 family protein — MSWISALAIFFIIWWIVLFTVLPMGVRSQVEDDNITLGTERGAPSKHGLPRKMLLTTAISLAIFAVFYLLTVVMGYGVDDLPRIVPEFQPQT, encoded by the coding sequence ATGAGCTGGATCTCCGCACTCGCAATATTCTTTATTATCTGGTGGATCGTACTGTTCACGGTCCTGCCGATGGGGGTGCGAAGCCAGGTCGAGGACGACAACATTACACTCGGAACGGAACGCGGAGCACCTTCGAAGCACGGGCTGCCGCGCAAGATGCTGCTGACCACCGCGATTTCGCTCGCAATCTTCGCTGTCTTCTATCTGCTGACGGTCGTCATGGGCTATGGCGTGGACGATCTGCCCCGAATTGTACCTGAATTCCAGCCGCAAACATGA
- the proS gene encoding proline--tRNA ligase, which produces MRLSRYFLPLLKENPKEAEIVSHRLMLRAGMIRQQAAGIYTMLPLGKRVLDKVCAIIREEQDRSGAIEILMPTIQPADLWRESGRYDDYGKEMLRIVDRHERDMLYGPTNEEMVTDIFRSYVRSYKDLPLNLYHIQWKFRDEVRPRFGVMRGREFLMKDAYSFDLDYEGARAAYNRMFVAYLRTFDRCGLKSIPMRADTGPIGGDLSHEFIILADTGESEVFCDRAYLEMEVPGADVDFSNDDELAAIVGKWTTPYAATDEMHDEAVWSKTPEDARLSARGIEVGHIFHFGTKYSEPMGATVMGPDGKEHPVSMGSYGIGPTRLIAAIIEASHDDNGIIWPESVAPFGAGIINMKPGNADCDNWSEDLYTRLANAGVDPLLDDTDERAGAKFAAMDLIGLPWQIVIGPRGIGNGVVEVKNRRTGEKQELTPEAAVNLVAGGA; this is translated from the coding sequence ATGCGTTTGTCGCGTTATTTTCTGCCCCTTCTGAAAGAGAATCCCAAGGAAGCCGAGATCGTCTCGCATCGGCTGATGCTGAGGGCCGGCATGATTCGCCAGCAGGCCGCCGGCATCTATACCATGTTGCCCTTGGGCAAGCGTGTGCTGGACAAGGTTTGCGCCATAATCCGGGAGGAGCAGGACCGTTCCGGAGCAATCGAGATCCTCATGCCGACGATCCAGCCGGCGGATCTTTGGCGGGAAAGCGGTCGCTACGACGACTATGGAAAGGAAATGCTTCGCATCGTGGATCGGCACGAGCGTGACATGCTCTACGGGCCGACCAACGAGGAGATGGTCACGGACATCTTCCGTTCCTATGTCAGGTCTTACAAGGACCTGCCGCTGAACCTGTACCACATCCAGTGGAAGTTCCGCGACGAGGTCCGGCCGCGCTTCGGCGTCATGCGAGGGCGTGAGTTCCTGATGAAGGATGCCTATTCCTTCGACCTCGACTATGAGGGCGCGAGAGCCGCCTACAACCGCATGTTTGTGGCCTATCTGCGCACGTTCGACCGGTGTGGCCTGAAATCGATACCCATGCGCGCCGATACCGGCCCGATTGGGGGCGATCTCAGCCACGAATTCATCATTCTTGCCGATACCGGCGAGTCCGAGGTTTTCTGTGACCGCGCCTATCTCGAAATGGAAGTGCCCGGCGCGGATGTCGACTTTTCCAACGACGACGAGCTCGCGGCGATCGTCGGGAAATGGACCACGCCCTACGCGGCCACCGACGAAATGCACGACGAGGCGGTGTGGTCGAAGACGCCCGAGGATGCCAGGCTGTCCGCGCGGGGCATCGAGGTCGGCCACATTTTCCACTTCGGCACCAAGTACTCCGAACCGATGGGGGCGACCGTCATGGGACCGGACGGCAAGGAGCACCCGGTTTCCATGGGGTCCTACGGCATCGGGCCGACTCGCCTTATCGCCGCCATCATCGAGGCCTCCCATGACGACAATGGAATCATCTGGCCGGAAAGCGTGGCGCCATTTGGCGCGGGGATCATCAACATGAAGCCCGGCAATGCCGATTGCGACAATTGGTCGGAAGACCTCTACACCAGGCTTGCCAACGCAGGCGTCGATCCGCTCCTCGACGATACCGACGAGCGCGCCGGCGCGAAATTCGCGGCCATGGATCTCATCGGTCTTCCCTGGCAGATCGTCATAGGTCCCCGCGGCATAGGTAACGGGGTGGTCGAGGTGAAAAACCGTAGAACCGGCGAAAAGCAGGAGCTGACACCGGAAGCTGCCGTCAACCTCGTCGCCGGAGGTGCCTGA
- a CDS encoding lipoprotein-releasing ABC transporter permease subunit, which translates to MSAVAETEAASPDALRNGSARPFSAFERLVAWRYLRPRRKEAAVSIVTMISLVGVTLGVAALIIVMAVMNGFRAELLDRILGLNGHLVISAIERPLDDYDAVSERIAAVPGVKLVTPIVEGQALATGNVGAGSGVLVRGVRGEDFVKLESISGNIQEGSLESYLTGDGVAIGSRMAVDLGLIVGDRIKVISPEGDVTPFGTTPRVKSYPVRAIFEMGMSEYDRSIIFMPLEEAQLYFNQEGIAQVIEVFVEDPDAVDSYRPEVEKAAGRPIYISDWRQRNQAFFSALIIERNAMFLILSIVVLVASLNIVASLIMMVKEKARGVAILRTMGATQASVMRIFIMAGIGVGFVGTVAGFLLGLLVCLNIRSIQRLMNWMAGADVWDPTIRFLSEIPAKMNPYETVAVVILSLSLSFLAAIVPAWRAAKLDPVEALRYE; encoded by the coding sequence GTGTCAGCCGTCGCCGAGACCGAAGCCGCTTCTCCGGACGCGTTGCGTAACGGCTCCGCGCGACCGTTTTCCGCGTTCGAACGGCTGGTTGCCTGGCGCTACCTCAGGCCGCGCCGCAAGGAAGCAGCCGTTTCCATCGTGACAATGATTTCCCTTGTCGGTGTCACGCTGGGTGTGGCGGCCCTGATCATTGTCATGGCGGTTATGAACGGTTTTCGCGCCGAGTTGCTCGATCGCATACTTGGCCTCAACGGTCATCTCGTCATTTCCGCAATCGAGAGACCGCTGGACGACTATGACGCGGTCTCGGAGCGGATCGCGGCTGTGCCGGGCGTGAAGCTCGTCACGCCGATCGTGGAAGGGCAGGCGCTCGCGACCGGCAATGTCGGCGCGGGGTCCGGCGTGCTCGTTCGCGGCGTTCGCGGCGAGGATTTCGTCAAGCTCGAGTCGATATCCGGCAATATCCAGGAGGGCTCGCTGGAGAGCTACCTGACGGGGGACGGTGTCGCGATAGGAAGCCGAATGGCGGTCGATCTGGGCCTGATTGTCGGGGATCGTATCAAGGTCATCTCCCCGGAAGGTGACGTTACGCCCTTCGGCACCACGCCGCGTGTGAAATCCTATCCGGTGCGCGCGATCTTCGAGATGGGCATGTCGGAATACGATCGCTCCATCATCTTCATGCCACTGGAAGAGGCGCAACTCTACTTCAACCAGGAGGGGATTGCGCAGGTCATCGAGGTATTTGTCGAGGATCCCGACGCGGTCGACAGCTACCGGCCGGAAGTCGAGAAGGCCGCCGGACGGCCAATCTACATCTCCGACTGGCGCCAACGCAATCAGGCCTTCTTCTCCGCGCTGATCATCGAGCGCAATGCGATGTTCCTGATCCTGTCGATCGTCGTTCTGGTGGCGTCACTGAACATCGTCGCCAGCCTGATCATGATGGTGAAGGAGAAGGCGAGGGGAGTCGCGATCCTGCGCACCATGGGGGCCACCCAGGCATCGGTTATGCGGATATTCATCATGGCCGGTATCGGTGTCGGGTTCGTTGGAACCGTGGCGGGTTTCCTGCTCGGATTGCTGGTGTGCCTGAACATTCGGTCGATCCAGCGGCTGATGAACTGGATGGCCGGAGCCGATGTATGGGATCCGACCATACGCTTCCTGAGCGAAATTCCGGCGAAGATGAACCCCTACGAGACGGTGGCGGTCGTCATCCTGTCGTTAAGCCTGTCTTTCCTTGCGGCGATCGTGCCGGCTTGGCGTGCGGCCAAGCTCGATCCCGTGGAAGCGTTGAGGTACGAATGA
- a CDS encoding ABC transporter ATP-binding protein, producing MMTASRTVLRLQGVRHAYQEVDRKLEILKGADFELKAGEMVALVAPSGAGKSTLLHLAGLLERPEGGEIYISGKACGTLSDGERTARRRNDIGFVYQFHHLLPEFSALENVMIPQMIRGLSKSVAAERARQLLDYLRVGPRADHRPAELSGGEQQRVAIARAVANAPLVLLADEPTGNLDPETSGYVFEALSALARQSGLASLVATHNHALAERMDRVVTLEDGLIVPWSA from the coding sequence ATGATGACGGCCTCTAGAACCGTTCTCAGGCTGCAAGGCGTCCGCCATGCCTACCAGGAGGTGGATCGCAAGCTCGAAATTCTGAAAGGCGCCGATTTCGAACTGAAGGCCGGCGAGATGGTTGCCTTGGTCGCACCATCAGGCGCTGGAAAATCGACGCTGCTGCATCTTGCCGGCCTTCTCGAACGGCCCGAGGGCGGGGAGATATACATTTCGGGCAAGGCCTGCGGCACGCTGTCAGACGGAGAACGTACGGCCAGGCGGCGCAACGACATCGGCTTCGTCTACCAGTTCCATCACCTGCTTCCGGAATTCTCCGCGCTGGAAAACGTCATGATCCCGCAAATGATCCGCGGATTGTCGAAATCGGTGGCAGCGGAGCGGGCGCGTCAGCTTCTCGACTACCTGCGCGTCGGCCCGCGTGCCGATCACCGTCCCGCCGAGCTATCTGGCGGCGAGCAGCAGCGCGTGGCGATCGCCCGGGCGGTGGCCAATGCGCCGCTGGTGCTGCTGGCGGACGAACCGACCGGCAACCTTGACCCTGAAACCTCGGGGTATGTCTTCGAGGCATTGTCCGCATTGGCGCGGCAGTCGGGCCTCGCTTCGCTCGTTGCCACGCACAACCACGCGCTCGCCGAAAGGATGGACCGGGTTGTCACCCTTGAGGACGGCCTTATCGTTCCCTGGTCCGCGTAG